GCCTTGAAATGCTACGCTATACTTACTGGTAGCCGGTCATCCACTCGTAGCTGTCCATGAGCGACCAGGCGCTGTAGCCCGCCACGCGGACTCCATCCTCCTCCATCGCCAGGAGTACCTgccaatgcaaaaaaaaaaataacaatcttACACTACTGATGTCATTTTTAGGGTATTTCAAAGGGTAAAAAGCTAGCCCTAAGAGCAGGAATTACCGACCTGTGCCAGGTAGTCGCGGTGGTACTGGACCCTAGGCTCGTCGTCCAGGGGGTCATCGGAGCCCGCATACCCGTTCTCCGTCACGAAGAACTCCACGTCCCCGTACTGCTGTTTCAAGTATAGCAGGGCCCCACGGAAACCCTCGGGATACAACTGGTAAAAGAATACAACTGTtagtagataagtagtagtagtaaactctttattgcacaaaaagacattaaaaataacataaaattagtaAGAGAAGATAAagatatatagtttattattcaagtaggaagatatcccggacatcagtctgtacgagattaggatggccctgaagcagcttaagaacaacaaggcgccgggtaaagacggaatcacttcagagcttctgagagcgggtggaacacttacttaaagtcctccagaagctctttaattccgtcttgccCGAGGGcaaaacgcctgaaacatggaatagaggcgaggtggtgctgtttttcaaaaaaggtgataacaacctattgaagaactacagacccatcacgcttctgagccatgtctataagctattttcaagggtcatcacgaaccgtctcgaacacagacttgatgagttccagcctcccgaacaagccggtttccgaaaaggctatagtaccatagaccacatccatacgctgcggcaagttatacagaagaccgaagagtataacttgcttagcgtttgtggactatgagaaagccttcgattcggtggaaacatgggcagtgcttgagtctcttcagcgatgccatattgactatcggtacatcgaagtgttgaagtgtttgtatagtaacgccaccatgtcggtccgagtacaggagcagagcacgaaggcgattccattgcaaagaggcgtaaggcagggagatgttatctctccgaaactgtttactgccgtaatggaagacgccttcaagctcctggaatggcaaggacttggcatcaacatcaacggcgaatacatcactcaccttcggtttgccgacgatatcgtagtcatggcaaagtcgatggaggaactatcagcatgatgctcgatgacctcaaccgagtttcacaacgggtgggcttgaaaatgaacatctACATCTACCTattaggacaagtagtccaattaggtaggtccaacttcgagaaagaggtcaaccgccgaatccaactcggttgggcagcgttcgggaaactacgtaatgtcttttcgtccgacatacctcagtacctcaagacgaaagtctttaatcaatgtgtgttaccagtgatgacttacggctccgaaacgtggtctttcactatcggcctcatctcaaaactcaaagtcgctcaacgagctatggagagggctatactcggagtttctctacgtgatcgaatcagaaatgaggtgATCCGTAGAcaaactaaagtcaccgacatagcccaccggattagcaagctgaagtggcaatagGCAGGCcatattgcacgcagagaagatggccgatggggtcgaaaagtgctcgagtggagaccacggactagcaagcgcagcgtaggacgtccacccacaagatggacagacgaccttgttaaggccgccggaagtcgctggatgcgggtcgcttccaaccggtacgaatggaggtccaagggggaggcctatgttcggcagtggacgtcttatggctgagatgatgatgatgatgatgattcaagtaggcatattacaatgcgcttatgaacgtcaaataatgctacaccggctccaaccctacacctctgcctcgagaagatttaagtcccccctcaattggaggagggtattcCAATATGGGACcagcaacaaactcggcgggacatatattttcaaaacattacatcgtAAGAATTACACACCTTTGagagatctcttccagttaCCCTCCTAACCCATTACACCGTATCCATACCATGACCGGAATGTGAATGAACGCACGGAATGAAATGAGCACAGTTGAGGTAGAGGTCCACACGGCCGCATCGTACGCAACGGGTCAGTGGACGTACTTGTGTGGCTTTCTATAGACAGAATACTAAAATCCGTTGCGTGCAATGCGGCCCTGCGGACTACCTTTAAAGTGAGTTACCGTGAACCAGTCGGAGGCGGTGGGCGGCCATTCCGGGCGCGGAGCGACGGCGGCGCCCAGCTCGGCGACGCCCTCCACCGCGAACACGCCGTACGTGGCGTCCGGCGCCGCCGCGCTCACCGCCGCCGTCGCGTAGtggtttatcgcgaacatgtCGGACGAGCCTGCACATACATATATCACACCGTATGACTAATATCATTTATTTCGTCATGATTTTCCAGATAAACAAATTCTATACATATTTAGAGTTAGTTATACCAAGCGCATATGAGATAAAGCGATATGAGTAAAGTTGGGTAAGGTGCagcgggacaatttcgactgcgagataatttcaactgatcgaaatatcttccatgttttacattattaactagagtgccatatacgTCCAGATACCTATCTAAaaatatgtgttgtgtgtgacgctagttaataatgtaaaacatggaagatatttggaTTAGTTGCAATTACCtcgcagtcgaaattgccccGCCGCACCTTATACATTTTCGCAATTACTGTCGAATAGGAGGATGAAGGCTGTGGCTGGTTTTAGTTTATTCCGACGAGAATGAAAGTTTTCAAACTTAccaaattgtatcaaaattatgatttaaaaaatcgaCCACCATATATAAATCGCCTTATTTGAACATACCCCTAATCAGCTCGGTCCCTTCCCGAGTCAAGGCCGGCAGGCCGCAGCGGAGGTCGCCTTCCTCCGCGCTCTTCTGTGCTATGTAGCGCTGCAGCGCCGGTCAGCAGCCCTCCGATAACACGAGGCGTAGCGACCGATCTGAGACAACAGAACACAAGTACTCACCCCTAATCAGCTCGATCTCCTCCTGAGTGAAGGCCGGCAGCCTGGAGCGGGGCTCGCCTTCCTCCGCGCTCTTCTGTGCTATGTAGCGCTCCAGCGCCGGCGGCCAGCCCCCCTCCGCCGAGAATACAGCGTGCGCGTAGCGACCGATCTGAGGAAATCAACACAACCCtgatatataattaatattcatTATTGTAATTTTCCGTACGTTGTTttggttattcccactagttaccaccagtggtaaaaggtggggaaaaaatcccggtagttacaactggtaacaacttAGTGGCAAGTAGTGGGAATTAACCGAATTAActaacatacctatattttgacTAAAAATTGATATAAATCAAAGATTTACctatatagggaccgtgcgcgttggagggtctgccatcttgtggcctcaatcggaaacataaaaatatgtacattgccaaagcaagtgctaccatctacggtaccgttctcgtacgttttctggtgcatagtaggttctgccatcttgtgggttacatcggaagcataaacttcaTATTTaagcctcgcgccaaaaatctgacggctcctatggttccccctatagttcatgcacatACCTAGTATTTTTTAAGGTTGTCAAATGTTACAACTTAAGAGCttcaaaacaaagtcccccgccgcgtctgtctgtttgtatgtatgcaatatgtatgttcacgataaactGAAAAACGActtaacggattttcatgcggttttcacctatctatagagtgattcttaaggaagatttaggtgtataattcgttaaggttttgtgtaacccgtgcggagCTGGGTGTTTCCTATAATTTGGACATCTTAAAAAAAATCAGACTTTACCGAGATGTCCCTGACGAGCTCCGTTAGCTCGGCGTCCTGCTCCGTCTGGGGCTCCAACCAGTACACCTGGTTGACGAGGGACACCGTCCCTGCAATTAACAATAACGCTTCATCCAcatatttacattataaagcttATTGaacgcgaggtctacagctcacagagtcaCTACTAATAGTGgtagcatagtctaataaaacatggtcttccattaccagagtgacacggggctacgtcacaacaacatggccgctatatatagcgctatcgcatattatcatatagcgctgtcgcatgatgacgtaagcccgtgtcagttaggtgacctagaaaagacgggaatggagtaccaggcggagtatattattataccatgagtggTAGGTagtctaaataaattaattgtgaGATTAAGATGTATCTATAGTTTTCTTTAGTTTGTAAACaactaagtacatatatatgcGACAAGCAGCAAAATATTTATACACGGtggtcaaaaaataagtgcattcccgttacgggaggtttagggattatactgagcaatttttactatgggacaaaccccgaaatcgcgaatcCCATATTAaaaattgctcagtataatcccaaaacctccctggcaatgggaatgcacttattttttggccaccttGAGAAAATGTTATGAATAGATCCAACAACAGAATGTCATACCTGTCGATAAGAATGTCACAATGATATCTTAGTTATCGATGCTCTCTTATGATGATGGCAAGTCACCTTTCATACCGCTATACTTTTAGGTACAtaagtaaataatgtaaatataccTATCTTTTGATCTTGACTGCATTTCCACTTGAGATAATGAGATAACAGAATGTCACAATGATATCTCATAAGATCAATGACTATGGCAACTCAGCTGCTTCATACCGCTGTACTTCACAATCTTTACATAACATAAGTAAGTAAATTTATATCTTTTGATTTTGACTGCATTTCCACTTGAGATAATGAGTTTTGAAGCTTTTTCCATGGTTCCTACATCTACATAGAGTGATGTGAGAACCTACATACAGATAAAGAACgtaatacctacttaggtaaataaatacttaaatatttggggacaatatatcttacacagatcgacctagccctaAACTActcaaagcttgtactatgagTACTATAATATAGGCGatgatatacatacatattcagataaatacctacataagtacTTAATACTTACATTTATAGAAAACGCCCATGActgaggaacaaatatctgtgttcatcacacaaataaatgccaacccagaaccatcggcttcataggcactaatagtcactatccactaggccagaccggtcgtcagtcaggtacctaagtagtctaaGTACCTATACCTCCATCGGCTCATACTCCAGCCctaaccaaaccaaaccaaacctaGCCAGGCCAGGAAACGCACGCTTGGTTCTAAGGCCGACCATCATACATTTGTACTGTGTTTGTACTTGTTTGTCAGCATGGACACTGCACGCTCTTGTGCGTTCCATGGCACTTTGGAACTCATACTCACCTCCGTACTTAGGCTTGTATTCCCGCTCATACAGCCTGTACGCCCTTGCATGCGCCAGCAACATATACTTAGAGCACAAATATGAGCCGCGTCCTGCAGACTGCAACCCCGGCGCGAAGATCCCGTCGTAGCCGAAGTCACATATCAGTGGCTCGTTGATGGTCAACCACGTTTGCACGCGGTCCCCGTACAGGTCGAAGAGCACCCGCGCGTAGTCCGCGAACCAGTCGGCGATCAGCGGGTTGGCCCAGCCTCCTAAAGTAAACGAACATATTATTAGCCCTTTAAACGCCACGCCTGTCGTATGCGGCCCGTCATCGTGAACGTTGTCGGATTGCTCCTCTACACGAAGGGCCATCATATTGGTCCACTAAGCTGGGCCAACGTGTAGAGAGGATAGTGGTGTCGGATGGCTTACGGCGCGGCGGGATGGCGATGGGATGGCcgcggtgtcggtttttcgtccgcacatcaACAGGTAGTGGGCCCTCGATGACGCGTACGCATCTAACGTGGCCCATTCCATAGCGCGTCCTctcaaccatcgcatggccattGTGTAGAGGAGCCAGGAAAgtacgaaggttgatattgggctgagGCTgtgcgcgtcagttgacgtctttgggtGATTGGGTGATTTGGGTATGTTTGGGTGTAAAAAACAGCAGCCAATAAAAATGTGAAACATTTTCTGATGACATTTGCCTTAAGGGGACCGTTAATGAATACCTtgtcattattatttttattacaataactCTGGAAAGTAGTCCTCTTAAAAAATGCAGTGTATCTAAGAAATCTAAAGTTATCTTATCAATGCATCGAGCACCTTACAATTATCCGTGGGACATATCAATGCCAAATTGAACGTTTCTTATCTTTATCACGATTTTACTATCAATGCGAGTGTTAAATATAGAATTGATATTTTGAAAGACGTAATATGCATTGCATAGGTACTTTTCAACTAAGATTTGGCTTTAATACCATTATCATTGAGATTTTTTTCTATTAGAACTATTTTTGAAGGGGAATACCTActgtaagtaaatacctaaatccAGCAAAGTCTGCGATAGGTCCCAATACTCCCAATGGTACCTACATGGTAACCATAGGCTAGCTGTATGCCGCGCTCCACCAGGGCGTCTATCAGGTCTCCGTACCTAGTCCCGCGCCTCGGTCACGCGGTCCGCGGAGCCGGTCGGCATACCTTGCCAAAGGAGTTTTCCCCTAAGTCCTGTAGGTCCCAGTGGTACATATGGTGACCACAGGTTCTATCCCGCGCTCCAGCAGGGCGTCTATCAGGTCCCTAGTACCCGCGCGCCTCCATGATATATAAAACCTTGCCGGAGGAGTTCTTACCTAAGTCCTGCAGAGTCTGTGGCAGTTCCCAATGGTACATGGTGACTACAGGTTCTATGCCGCGCTCCAGTAGGGCGTCTATCAGGTCCCCATAGTACCGCGCCCCGTGCTCGCTCAAGCGGTTCGGGAACCCGGTCGGCAGCACCCGAGGCCACGATATGGAGAACCTGAAGAGTTTTTGATAATAAGAACATTTCCTGGTCGCCGAAGGCTTTCCTTCCAGAAAAAATATCTCGTTTCAATATGGCGAAGACCGGCATATAAAATGTATTGCAGGGAACACAGTCAGGGGAGGGCAAGTTCTCTCGTATCTTAtatgtagttatttacgatTCACGTGCgtaaaataggaaattcgcaacactaccgaagggagtgttttaattcTACATCGTTTTACAGTAGGAGTAGGTACATATGATCCTTGAAATTTTTGCCGTAGTtccgtaatgtgcttattatattacctggcccctatttcaccaacgtgacagtgcgacaattcgacaagtctcattgttgctgacgtcacagtagggtgattcacttttgtatggagaaaaaaaagttgtaatatttttcctgactttgctcaccaatggagtctccccacactaaaaactatctatttcaattttcaaaagaatcgaataacgtttagaggttgcacaagttgaaaaggtagagtgagaaccccatacattgcgtgaaaatgaactatgttctaaaatgacaaaatataatgatctaatactaaaatcgaatgagaaaactgatttttgcgtctaaaacacgataaaagcacttttcctttggaaacaggtggaaaaactggaaaatcttaattagaacatttatcgagtaaccaaaatccaagtttactactaattttaaaatttatttatatgtagaaggttcagtatcacactactctccgctttgatggtagccgcttaaaccattttctaccctccgatgtagagtcgttggttatttgaaaaatctttgttgaagttgtgcaacctctaaatgtttaccgattttaattttttttaacatataatattttcttatcagttagaacaagaattcgagcaaagtcagatgaaaatcgaaaatttggaaaaatgaaacaccctacgtcacaggcatccatgggctacggttatcgcttaccatcgggcgggccgtattcctgtttgtcaccatcattgtattatttaaaaatctttattatatcggcaaaaaacaggcatttctcttgcgatgtttatgatgataatgatgacaattgtcacaagatttcaaagaactttcggtaattcttgacagcaaatgagttctgtgtcagaatttcgtgacaattgtcgtatttcttgtgacaagtgtcattagcttcgcaaaataagtacttattaactggcgatatagtggagttttttttaattaacatgttggtggcaaacaaccacaccgcccgtctgatggtaagcggttaccgtagcctatggaggcctgtgaggtcagtaacagtgatgtcgacaattgccggacctgtcacgttggtgaaataggggcctggtgtcgtaatgtagcaccagatctgtaaagtgtttttttttaattatagacGCAGGATGATGTAATATACGATCGGTTAGCGACGTTCATGGTAAATTATTAAAATCCGAAGGCCCACCTCCATCAAAAACGATATTAAGTTTAGTGATCTtgtatattcgagcgatagataGAGAGGCAGACAGAGAGGAAGAAGCgcgtggcctagcggtaagagcgtgcgacttgcaatccggaggtcgcgggttcaaaccccggctcgtaccataccaatgagtttttcggaacttatgtacgaaatgtcatttgatatttagtcTACTCTcgttgaaggaaaacatcgtgaggaaaccgggctaatcccaataaggcctagtccCCCCCtaagttggaaggtcagatggcagtcacttttctaaaaactagtgcctacgtcaattcttgggattcgttGTCAAGCGGgccccaggcttccatgagcaGTGGCAAAAATattatgccgggataacgcgaggaagaagaagagatagGGAGGCGGACAATTTTTGATATTTCGAATGTTGGCGGTAGGCCcccccagtggcggatttgcagtctttgtcgccctaggccccaggccttgtagccgcccctttcatattgactacattgtgagttatttcttgttatttcACAATTTGCcacccctaatatcttgccgccctaggcccgggcctacttggcctaAGGGCAAATTCGCCACTAGGCCCTCCGGCTCATAAACCTGTAGAAGTCCACATTGAGGTTCTCCAGCAGCTGCACGTCCTCCCTCCAGCGGTGGTAGGAGTCGCAGGCCACGTCGCCGTTGCTGCCGTCGACGATGGCTTCCGGCGTGGTGTGCACGAACCGATCCCAGATGCTCTCGCCTTTATCTATTAAAAGTGGTTCattgcatggtataataatatactccgcctggtactctattcccgtcttttctaggtcacctaactgacacaagcctacgtcatcatgcgacagcgctatatgataatatgcgatagcgctatatatagcggccatgttattgtgacgtaggcctgtgtcactctgggaatagaagaccatgttttattcgACCATGGTTCATTGTAGCAGTGGCCGGCAGTATGGcagctatactctgtatctttctAGGCACTGGCGATGGCGTTGAAAAGTGCATGgacatgtttcaaccgtaatattaaggcattacggtcgacatctacaACGCCaccgtacttaaataaaagtaaacaaataatttgtacattttcgggtagttataaaacttttattgattaaccaaccaaatacaaaaccgtctggatcagtcactgaacgacctgattttaacctacattatttgaccgtgtaatgttttcatctaccctcaactggtttaTAAGGACCCATTTGatggtagattttgtttacttttattgttttatttaaatacctaaagatacagaatataggtttggactttattgctgagtcaataagggtcgtaacaTATGATTTTTACTTTATAAACTATGCAACTAAAAATGCAACTTTATACCGCTTATGCGAAGttataattgtattatttaaggggcccactgattaacagtccgccggacggtatcggcctgtcagttagaacaaaattttgacagttccgaacaactgacaggccgataacgtccggcggactgttaatcagtggcccCCTTAAGTATTTAGATCtgctcatagtctaataaaacatggtcttccattcccagagtgacacggggctacgtcacaacaacatggccgctatatatagcgctatcgcatattatcatatagcgctgtcgcatgatgacgtaagcccgtgtcagttaggtgacctagaaaagacgggaatggagtaccaggcggagtatattattataccatggatctGTGCTGTCTGCTGGCGGGGCCGCTAAACTATAGTTCGTTAGttcgtttttttgtcttttaattgaaaagcacgttttaaaaataagtcacggcaaatatgtaacaattatgaatctagtacattcatttatattcttctgctttcataagtaatagtaaatactgatttttaaaaagcgtttttcacttaaaaggcttgtcaagatcgcttaccttctttctaatgctaaaaaaacgaactataggtaaatGATATGTAAATATCAAACTTTAGAAGTGGAAAGTGTTACCGCTGGCGTTCCATCCCCCCTCAATCTGGTAGGAGGAGGATGCGACGCCGAACTTGAAGCCGGCAGGGAAGCGCCGCTCCGCCACCGCTGTCGCCAGCACCGcactaaataaatattcttttcatcacactcgctcagtaaatgtggaattgcacgcaggtttagcgggagttatagaaaaagcgttttccctagggagttatgaagtttctagtgccataattaacagttttttttctttgaacttaatttttgtatcgtaAGTGTGataaaaaacattgtgtgtaactcggggcgtagtaagtacttgtaatactaacaattttatggacctgtgcagtctgaaataaatatattgaattgaattgaattgaataatattgcaaacttgagtctataaatcgctccggcaagccgtcgcgatttaactatactctcgtttgcaatatttaacttacgccccatgttgcacagacacagacacagtgGCGTAGCGAGAAACAGACTAGCCGTGGGCGACAAccacatctgcgaggcccttttcaatGTGTTTTCCCAAGGTAATAAAAAGGTTGGCTTTGCGAGGTCGTGGGCGTAGGCCCCATTCGCCCACGCCTGGCTACGCCACTGTTCCTGTTCAGACAACACGTAAAAGCCGTAAAAGACTACCGCCCCGCGACATTGTTGGCTTTCGTTTCTCGCTCTcaggtgcggcgcaccaaggtcgcggtgcggtggtctgttacggcttttaagagccaacgggagtggtcatttctccatacaaacgtactcctcgttttcctccgtggtttttgaagctagagcaatgattttttcaacacagattaatattgtcaatatctgtgtcggaccgttttgctttttttgatatttttgtgttttaaggcgctagagcccttcaaaaatggccaaaatggcctaattgactatgccgcaatgagagaaaccgtggctacgcgctacgagcgtaacccgtagcactgaatgtgttaagtatgCGTGTAGAGTGTAGACAGACACCATCGAGGTACAGGTAAATGGTTATAAGTAGTAATAATCAAGCGAAAACCTAAGAGTCATACATAtgataatttttagggttccgtacccaaagggtaaaacgggaccctattactaagacttcgctgtccgtccgtccgtccgtctgttaccaggctgtatctcacgaaccgtgatagctagacagttgaaattttcacagatgatgtatttctgttgccgctataacaacaaatactaaaaacagaataaaataaagatttaaatggggctcccatacaacaaacgtgatttttgaccaaagttaagcaacgtcgggagtggtcagtacttggatgggtgaccggtttttttttgcttttttttttttgcattatggtacggaacccttcgtgcgcgagtccgactcgcacttgcccggttttttttaaaacatctttaagggggttttcagaaaaaatggtaccatctactagttttcaaaaaaacataaatttttgggttatttagactcagactCACGAGTCCCCAGTTTTTCacacaaattttgggtgtcagttttgtaacggtccatccaaaatgtatgtgaaaatgcgttacaaaactgccttttttatggacacatttttttttgtttctaaatcgatagtccttgtgattctgagttgaaataactcaaaagttaatggattttcgaaaaaaagtaaatggtacattTTAAGTGAAAATAGCCTTAAAATAGAAAAATACTGAGTATAAAGAACCTCGTTTTTGAGGTCAGTTAAAAATGGTACTTTACCAGATAACGACTGCAGTGATGCAACCCATCTCGAGAACTGAAGATCTTGTTGAACAATAAAGTTCCGATTTTAATAATCATACAATCGATGGGTACGAtacttaatagaaaaaaaaatacatagagtgctcactccatacatcagttttagtacagtcacctgcaataatatgttacacaacgaaggccgcaaaaatatctgacacgatcttatttgtagagccataagagcgtgtcacatatttttgcggccttcgaagagtaacatattatagcaggtgactgtaccaaaacgactattattttcgtagtcgacatctagcaccgagtagcggaattatcagtactgctacttgacaatagatgttccgacgaccgaaaagtctaatgctcaacaatttccAGCTAATAGTATAAccagattaaccggaactctattttcaaccaTTTCTGCTagtattagttgtaaattgttgttcaatactaTTTTCATGAGTCGCGATTCTAGAGAATTCTaatattaaccttttaaccgccagcaatttttaatcgagcgtgctcgtgtcgccaCCGACAGTAATTGAACCACGCAGAGTAAGATTGGCATAGTTACGGGAGTTATAAATGTGCTGTAAAAACCAAATCAGATCTTTGTCTTGTTTATCAGACTGTGGCGAAATGAGCTGGATATGTAATGTCTTATATATCAGACTCTGGCGGTTAAAGGGTTAAGTAGCGGTAccgataattccgctactcgatgctagatgtcgactgcgaaaataatagtcgttttggtaccaaaactgatgtatggagtgagcactctattcttactatattactCTATGCTTCAGATAAAGATTAATAAGATATATTAGATATAGATAGTGGAAGCAAGTGCAATGTATGGAGCAGTATGCACCATGCATGcataaatgtacctatgtatgtagtaTCAGGCGTGGTTCACCccacgatttcgtcgctt
The Cydia splendana chromosome 20, ilCydSple1.2, whole genome shotgun sequence DNA segment above includes these coding regions:
- the LOC134800622 gene encoding myrosinase 1-like, producing the protein MGQYLFSAVLATAVAERRFPAGFKFGVASSSYQIEGGWNASDKGESIWDRFVHTTPEAIVDGSNGDVACDSYHRWREDVQLLENLNVDFYRFSISWPRVLPTGFPNRLSEHGARYYGDLIDALLERGIEPVVTMYHWELPQTLQDLGGWANPLIADWFADYARVLFDLYGDRVQTWLTINEPLICDFGYDGIFAPGLQSAGRGSYLCSKYMLLAHARAYRLYEREYKPKYGGTVSLVNQVYWLEPQTEQDAELTELVRDISIGRYAHAVFSAEGGWPPALERYIAQKSAEEGEPRSRLPAFTQEEIELIRGSSDMFAINHYATAAVSAAAPDATYGVFAVEGVAELGAAVAPRPEWPPTASDWFTLYPEGFRGALLYLKQQYGDVEFFVTENGYAGSDDPLDDEPRVQYHRDYLAQVLLAMEEDGVRVAGYSAWSLMDSYEWMTGYQASMGLHHVDFSSPDRTRTPRRSAHYYAQVARTHDIDVDYSFHEGDNKL